Genomic segment of Meiothermus sp. Pnk-1:
GCCACGGCCTGGCCTTCACCATCGGGCGGGGGAACGAGTTGGTAGTCCAGGCCATCCAGGCCCTCCTGCCCAAGGTGGTGGGCGAGCGCCTGGAGCGCTTTACCGCCGACATGGCCGGCTTTTGGCGCCGCCTCACCGGCGACAGCCAGCTGCGCTGGCTGGGTCCGGAGAAAGGGGTGATCCACCTGGCCACCGCCGCGGTGGTCAACGCGGTCTGGGACCTGTGGGCCAAGGCTGAGGGCAAGCCGCTGTGGAAGCTCTTGGCAGACCTCTCCCCCGAAGAGCTCGTGGCCGCTATCGACTTCCGCTACCTCAGCGACGCGCTTACTCCCCAGGAAGCGCTGGAGATCCTGAAGCGCCTCGAGCCCACCAAGGGCGAGCGCGAGGCCCAGATGCTCGCGCAGGGCTATCCGGCCTACACCACCAGCGCGGGCTGGCTGGGCTACCCCGACGAGAAGCTCCGCCAGCGCTGCCGCGAGGCTTTGGAGCAAGGCTTTAGGGCCTTCAAGCTCAAGGTAGGGCGCGACCTGGGGGACGACCTGCGCCGCTTGAGCATCGTGCGCGAGGAGATCGGGCCCGATGGCATCCTGATGGTGGATGCCAACCAGGTTTGGGAGGTGCCCCAGGCCATCGCGTGGGTGCGAGCGCTGGCCCCCTACAGGCCCCTGTGGATCGAGGAACCCACCTCTCCCGACGACATCCTGGGACACCGGGCCATCGCCAGGGCGCTGGAAGACACCGGCGTCCGGGTAGCCACCGGCGAGCACGTGCACAACCGGGTGATGTTCAAGCAGTACCTGCAGGCCGGGGCCCTCGGCTTCTGCCAGATCGACGCCTGCCGCTTAGGAGGGGTCAACGAGGTGCTGGCGGTGCTCCTGCTCGCGGCCAAGTTCGGCGTGCCGGTCTGCCCGCACGCGGGCGGGGTGGGGCTTTGCGAGT
This window contains:
- a CDS encoding L-fuconate dehydratase, yielding MRIIEAHALDVRFPTSKSLDGSDAMHPDPDYSAAYVVLRGEGGLEGHGLAFTIGRGNELVVQAIQALLPKVVGERLERFTADMAGFWRRLTGDSQLRWLGPEKGVIHLATAAVVNAVWDLWAKAEGKPLWKLLADLSPEELVAAIDFRYLSDALTPQEALEILKRLEPTKGEREAQMLAQGYPAYTTSAGWLGYPDEKLRQRCREALEQGFRAFKLKVGRDLGDDLRRLSIVREEIGPDGILMVDANQVWEVPQAIAWVRALAPYRPLWIEEPTSPDDILGHRAIARALEDTGVRVATGEHVHNRVMFKQYLQAGALGFCQIDACRLGGVNEVLAVLLLAAKFGVPVCPHAGGVGLCEYVQHLSIFDYIAVSGSLEERYLEYVDHLHEHFLDPVRIQGGRYLAPKGPGYSVAMKPESLEAYTYPTGSYWQGGFP